Below is a genomic region from Eupeodes corollae chromosome 1, idEupCoro1.1, whole genome shotgun sequence.
TTCAAAGACGTCCTTATTTTGTAATCTACATCAAAAGCAATAAATTAGAATTTCTAGAAAGCCCATTCGTCTATCCGATAGCAAACTTACCTTAAATACATAGTTAGAGcactttcatatttttcttgatGAGAATATAATATCGCGAGTGATTCGAGTAATTCATTGGCgcaatttttacgaaaattatCATGAATTGCATTTATTACAGCCGAAGTATCATAGAGGGTTTTTGGCCATTCtttgattaaattaagaaaacctTTTGCatcgaattttaaatattcatagaGAACCATTTCATAGACTTGTGGATCTAATTTACAGTCTTCTTGAGTTGGTAGATAGGAGCTTACTGATCGTAGCTGTTGAAAACCAACAAATTTATATACTTCTTCTTCCCAGAGTTCTTTGTTGTTGCCGAGTACACGGAGGCATAATTTAGCAGCATCATCGAATTGTCTTAATGATAGTAAATGATCAACGTAGAGCCTGTTGTAAAAATAGATAAGTGTTAAAGATTGTATTTCAATAATTATGCACAAAAAAGTATGCTTACCTTGAAACTTCAACTAGGGTAAGTGTTCCACTATTACTATTTGATATAACATCCATTGCTTCTtcgaattttctataaaatattcaaatgaatGTTGATTTAATGTGCAcacatttcatacatttttaaataattcaaaaatttaaaatcgttaTTATTTTTAGCCAAGTTCCATATTTGAAAAAACAGAGCAGTGAGAGTAATtggacaaatttttgaaagaaacatTGAGCctagtaaagcattccacaatcGTGTAGTgcagctaaagaaagaatccctgtactaaacagtacgtccgaaatagATAGCCATGAGACCTACCAggctcaaaaaaaataataaaagctttgtaaattatagccagatcaggaggggtaaaaaacttcttccaTCGTCTGAGAAAACATAAACGCAtaacagcatttttggcaatgccGAATATATAACCACTCTACagcaagtggtttgtgatgcacaaactagaactgaaagctgttcagtctcctctatgcaagtaccacccatggatagtggcattgcgGGGGGGTTACCCTTTTGaaacagtagacagcattgagttttcaaagcattcaattctacacaagtttttattccccattggacaatgctgtcaagatcagaattaaatgagcttatcgtGTGccgccgttggtagtccacatccgaagaacaagaatGAGAACATGAAAAGCTGAGGTTACTgccatcagcgaaacaatttagtgggttagaagtttcagacgaAGTATCAATTATAAAAGTAAGGACGAGTTTCCGaggcaaaacggagccctggggcacactagcGTTTACTTTGTGGATTCCACATTTGAACTCGTCTTATACTACATGAATTAAACGGTCCGAAAGATAACTTTTAACACAGCAAAGAAgaatgctcctaaccaaattatctccatcTGCTTTGAAAAGCTCAACACTTAAAGTCATCTGTTCCATCAGCTTTGTCAGACTTTagtttagatatggcaatcaaTAAAATATGGTGGCACTAGCATAATGGTATGAAGGTGTTTCTGATAAGATTGTTTGGGCCTTTATACCGATTTAATGTTGTGATGGATTAGTATATTTAAGTTGGTACACTTCAGAGAACCATGATACCTTAAGCTGAGGATTAAAGAAATCATTCAACAAGACAATGACCCCACGTACAATAGCAACAAAGTTTATGTTCTTTTAAGTCATCAAGATTTCTGTAATTCACTGACCTTCTTATAACCTTAATATCAACTCCATAGGGAACCTTAAAGCTTATATGTTCTAATGTGAATTTATAAAGGTAACTAAACATTATAAACCaggtaattattttaaatagtttctgATACTGAAACTATCGATAAATAATTCTTTTGAGTCAATAACTACCGAGGTATTTGACTCTAAGTCAATTTCCGTAGGTTTCCTCAGAACAAGTAGCATATTCGAAAATTCGggtattgaaataatataaaagtcaATGTGCAAGTtcataaaacatacaaattaaatttgtattcaagaaaaatataaatttgttgagACCTATTCAGGAGAcgatcttaaattaaaataaaaaaaaaagtttgtattcaaaataaaaattgtgttcaaatacatttttagattttcaacCGTAATAATGACTGGAAGAGTTTCCGCATAGATTTTTGATGATGGAACTGCAAGAACTGTGGTATCCCTTCTTATTGGAAGTTTTCCAGTGATCTTAAACATTGATAAATTAACGCCAAGGTAATCTTTACCTTCAGTTGTTCTCAGTTACCAGTctactttccaataaaattgcctAGTGGATAGTTAttgctatcattgaaatcaatccggagaaatatttaaatagatactttaatttgttttcttttgattagaaaaaaaaaaaacaattttgtcaaaaaatagagCGAATTGCTGCACTGAATAATTATACAATTACAATGACAATCAGGATTTTTTTCCAATGATGGCTGCAGGTGGACCTTTAATTGGAGGGTAATTTGGCACCTGACCAATCAAGCACTAGAAACTTGTCTTGCCTTCaaatcccttatgttgtctCATCCTGGTCAATCACAATGTTAAATTTGTgtgctgtcaaaatgacaatgcAAATCATGGAATTATTTTCGACCGTGCGATTATAGATGAGTTttccaacaacaaaatttaaacggAATATAGCGCTTAACCTGACTGTTTAAATGGTTATTGGtggttaaatatttaagtaagctgtaatttttattattcgtaagggggcgactttccattaccgcagcacatttccttctgatttttttacattaaggtaggggtctcaataaaacacgttttaaatatcaaggcgaagaaacacctttaagtcatagaaaaaaatattttcttgttcggacttaaccctactggataacaaaagtattcatttttataaagatggaTCCAGTACAAAtaagggagttggtagtggagTGTACTCAGAATAGCCTAAggctaagcatctcattccgctaaaaaaaaaatagcttttgcgatagcaaactctaggtggcacaatttacttacatgcgcagccacaaaacttatatggccttcactggacttaaagcgctctaaagccttgttatctcaaagcagacttcatattagcttcctaataggtgtccttacgggacactgtcttatatgcagacacgcaatacgacttggtgtagcctcaaatgacttctgcaggagctgtatggacgaagaagaagaggaaacaatctctcatctcctatGCCCTttccctgctctttcactcagacgcaaactacatctgggggactactcttttgataatcccactagctaaaaaggatatcaaatatattcttcgctttaaaaaaagctcaaaatggttcgactagtaagaagtaattctctagattcatgtggtattacacAATGGGCCTTtgcttttggcctaagtgtgtggattctgaatccgcagccactttaacctaacctaaccccactttttttgtatttcatttttagagcctaaaacaattttttttgaattggtaACATGGCGaggtactaacagctaggtatatacataggtatataaCCCCCCGCTTgggatcactataggatttggggtgggtacGAGTATGGGTATAtacaaagtactttttgcatttgagcactaaagcAGAAGAAATCCCCAATAAAAaagcaagtatggcaacactgaacaaaaaatatggaagaatgtcaaaatcaaccatttatGCTCGTTTTGTATGTACAAAAGTGAACTTTcaagattaatttaaaatagaaataaatgtttcctcgcacTTAAATTGctttagttatttatttgcacatatgttttaaataaaaaaaaaacacgagtcCAAATTAGTgatgcggtaatggaaagttccTTCGTAAGTCTCgctgaaattgtttttatattcactcatctcaatttataaaatgacaCCCCACACCTTTTAACCCTTTTAactataattttcaaacattaagcctttcaaatttagaaaatactTGAATAAGCTGGGCATTATTCAATAACTAAGCAAATGCAAACGCACCATTAAACACAAATAATTGCAAGAGGTCGCCTGTATCGATAAAAAGAACCTTGATTTTGACGTCtcaattatttttgcaattttctttttgctgtATTTTTCATAAGAATAAACATTCCctcaaaaaaacacttaaatctTCTAAAAAGAGCCAAATTATCTTTAAGGAATTTCttactttaataaattttattcaacattACTCCGAGTAagggaaaaaacaaaattttgtcgcTTAAAATGCGGCGaatgaacaatttaattacCCTCTTCAGTgccatttttgcatttttcttcgGTTCCTTTTTGACGACAATCATTACAAATATCGAAAAATGTCCCTCAAAAACAACGGTGTCCAAATTGGACCAAAATCATGAAATATTCTTAATGGTGCTGATTCTATCGGCACCCAATTATATAGAGAAACGACAAATAATCCGAGACACTTGGCTTAAAACTGGAGGTCCTCTGGTTCAACCCTATTACCCGGAGGACTTTGTATATGTTCCTGACTACGATGCAGATGGCTTTCTCGAAATGGAATCAGTTGCTGAACAATCGAATCATATACGGAACTATGTGGATTGGTTAGATGGCGTAGAAAATGCCGTTGCTAGCAGGAGGTACATCAAAGTCAAACATTGCTTTGCCATTGGGACGAAGAATCTCAGTCCAGTTCTCTTGGGAGAATTGAAGAAGGAACAGAAAGAGTTTAACGATATGCTGTTCTTGCCTAAATTGCATGATTCCTACTCAAACCTCACAAAGAAGCTGATTCTCTCCCTCGAGCATCTCACCAATCATGAGTCGTTTACCTATCTACTTAAAGTAGACGATGATTCTTACGTGAAGATGGACTATCTGCTCAATGAACTTGTTTCTTTCGATAGGAAACTGATTCGCAAGTCCTCCGGCTACAAGGCAAATCCAATCCCAGAACTCTACTGGGGATTCTTCAATGGCAGAGCAGCCATTAAAACGAGGGGACAATGGAAAGAGGAACATTATTACATCTGTGGCAAATATGCGCCTTATGCTCTTGGGGGAGGATATGTCATTAGTCGGTCCATTGCCGAATATATCGATGCCAACTCTCAAATCCTTAACACTTATGTTAGCGAAGACATATCCATGGGAACTTGGTTGGCCCCGCTGCGGAATGTCTACAGACGGCATGATATTCGCTTCGACACCGGCTACATGCCAAGGAAGTGTCGTCGGCAGCATTTGGTTCTGCATAAGCGAACAATTCAGCAAATGAAAGATCTGTATGAGGGCAAGTTATGTACGTTCGAGGTTCCAAATGAACACAGTCTCAAGCGCCCCTTGGAATACTATTACGATTGGAAGAAACCAGCGGATTCATGCTGTAATAATATAGCAGCTTAGAATAAGTAGAGATCgtaattgtttttatatcaaCTAAACTTTTCTAGTCACTACGTGTAATTCATAAccaaaaagacttaaaaaatatataatctcTATATACATAGATTAACTTGAGTATATGTAATTTGTGTGATTCACTGATGATTTAAAACTCTAAGACTTACCTGTGTTCTATAAGCCACTGTACCCGATCGTCGGTCTCATAGAGGCTAGCTATGACCAAGTCCTTGGGAGCGATAATGAAGTAACGATTCTCTTCAATAATACAGCCCAGCATATAATCGTTCACGGTGTATTCTTCGTAACTGAAATGAGCAAGAAAGAGGAATGCCTATCAAGAGTCTGacttatttttcttatgttttgacgactatttttgtataggaacttatttcaaaataaaaaaaaataaagaaaattggtaaatttttattgttattacttcttacaaattttcttagtttattTCTTACCTGGAAATATCTAAAGTGGGGAAAGTAAATGACGTTCAATAATTGGTAATCAGTTTAAAGGCCTTTTTAAGTAAACTAagctaaatattttgtttaaaatggttcaattcttataattttttttgcaaatgtgTACTGAACCACTTTTTTTCTACACTAAATTGTAGAAACAAACTTTGACTAAGTTGGTAAGTGCAGGCTTTGTTACACATGCTCAAATATGTTCATGAacaatttggtcggaagaaagcatacccgattAATGGTACCTGAGTATTGTTTTCCcaatactgaaaaaaggagagTCTTTAAActcaccaactatagagaaatcggTATCCTTAACATCGCATAAAAAACCTTCTCAGCTGTAATATGAGAACGTCTAAGGCCTATTGTAAagaacctaataggtccttatcagtgtggttcttAGACCAAAAatgtccacagtcgatcaaatattcacattatgacAATTCCtgaaaaaaccaagaaaatcaaatcgacacccgcCATTGATTTCAACGTTTTCAAGGCAGTCCCTGCCAGTTCCTGAAATGTACAgatacagagcaatgtctagtttttgcatccctgccaaactcgtctaaATAAATCGAACttttgaatgtcaaaaaaggctttagacaaggttaCGCGCTGTCATGTGGTTTCTTTAACATTGTTCTTGAGAGAATAgggcagagctcccacgtcaataCTTGCGGCACCATCTTCCAAAAATCTCTCAAATTACTCGCatatactgatgacattgacataatcggaagaactctgCATGATGTCAATGACCAACGGCAAAAGTGGTTAAAGCGGATAGTGAtggcaaaacaaagttcatgcTGTCACGAAAAAAGGGACTACAAGACCCAACATCTTGTTGAAAACGTAAGCATCGACAGACGCAACTTTGTAgttgttaaggactttgtttatTTGGTCTCCGCTATGAATGCAGAAAGCAAGACAACCGCTGTATTCAAACTAAGAAGCACTAAGGGCTAAGAGAGCATTTGAGTGAAAAGCTCTCTCTTGAGCAACCAAAATATCTCTACATAAagccctcatcatccccgtcctgctgaAGAATGGTATATGACAAAAGCGAACAGAGCACCTTGTGTCGTTTCCAGTTCTTCTCGTGATCTACAGtctcgtatgcatagaaggtgaatGGAGTAGAAGATGGAtctacgagctgtacagcgaagtACACTTatccagaaggataaaagtccaacgactgataTGGTTAAGTCACGTATAGTGCATAAAAACCAAAGCTACTCAATttggagtgcgcaactggagaTATTTAGCTCGGGACCAAGCTAGATTGAAAAGTTGGTTGGGTGAGTCTCTAGTCCACACAGAACTGTAGCATCGcgtacataaataaaacatcGCATCACAAACAACACATCGAACGTAGGAATATTTgagaaataattacaaaattatgtaGGTTTAATATTCATCGATAAAATATTAGTTGACTTGAAAACAAGGGAATAATAGAAATGAtagaataagaagaaaaaaaagagaaaaagataGTTAGAGTTAAGAAGAGAACAAAACCTAAGTTAATTTAGTTGCTCTGgttagaaaataagtttttaatactTTAATGGAAAATTGTGCATATCACTTATATCCCGCAGATGAGTGATAAGCGAGTTCCAGAGGCGAAATGCAGCGATGAAAAATTGCCTTTCTGAGGTCAAACACAAAAAGCGTAGCAAAATTACCGACATtctgatttttcaaagaaataagctggttgacgtgttttcaagattttaaaaaacagtatcaatGTTCGACGTTTCATGAAGTCATTTAAAGGCATATTTAGTAGAATCTCTTGCAAATGTGAAACATGGATCTGTCGATTGATACTATTAAAGGctatgtttagtttatttttgctgatggaatcacagttgtaaaaaatttcgcATCCATGAGTGAGAACTGGTATTACTAGGGTCCTTGCTAGTATTAGTCTggttttaaatgaagtaaagtTTTGGGCGGTCCACAGCGTTCTAAGCGTTCCATAGGTTTTACCAATCAATTGGTTGATGTGATCATTCCAGGTCAATGTTCTATTGAAGATTACACCTAgatttttattagaattaacGAATTCTAGTGGGTTCTCGTTTGGAATTATGGAAAGAAAGTTTGTTAAATctaattgttttcttaatataaCCAGGAATTTGCATTTGCTTGCCTTGAGAATCAACCCATTGCAACACGCCCAGTAGGATTTTTTTAGTTCTTGGTTCAAGTTCTTGATTCAAGGTGAAAACGCAATCTTCAATTAAACCCAAAGAacagcttttgtaaatttgaatgtgatcggcataaaaatgttttaatacttacattataataaaacagaCTTCATTCAATAGATAGAAAAGGAAGATTGAAATCGGTCTAAATTCATTACAAAGCTAGTTATTGGGGATAGgaattatttttgctattttccatTGCTGCGGGAAAATGCCAGTGGTAAGGATTGTATTGAATACATGTTTAAAGTAGGGTAGAAACAACAGAATAGACCCTTTAATGAAAATTGGATTCAAATCATCAGCACTAGTGGCATTGGAATTTATACTTATGCAGCTTTCAACTATGTCTAAGGCGTTCAAACAATCGAAACTGGACAAAGTGTCTGTAGAAGTTGGTGGTATGATTTTGAGAGATACATGATCTCTCATTTATATTCATTGCAGCTggaaaactatttctttgtttACCTAATCCTGGCTTTCGGAGGTTGTTCTATAGTTTACGCCCATCGGATCTTAAATCTAGACGGTTAGAGTAGAATTGTACTTTTGCGCGTCTAACCTCTGGAACTACTTTATTTCGTTATGATTTGTACAATTTTCTGAGCTTGTTAATACGTGAGTATAGTGAACACacagaagaaagaaaatagTTAACTGCAATTATTGGCAGTAGAACCAAACCTTCTATAAACGTTTTTCATACTTCCGGCCATTGCCTTGATGTAAGTACTATTTAATTAACCTTTCCGCTGCTCAAGATAGTACGGGAAGGCTAAAGCTTGTATTCAAAATATGTTCTTTACAATTACGTATATTTTATCAGTAGAAAACTAGGACCAAGTGACTAACAATTTTTAACCATTTCTTTGTGTGATACGTTTTAGGGATaccatgacagtcctacgcattaACCGTCATGCCATGAGCCCTACaatattgttaattaaaaaacaacttaatgTCGTTTTGCTGGAggtattcagccctattccgaAGTCCATCATAATCGGAAACTTTTAACGAATTCCGAAAAAACTATTATCAATTAGgaaaaatttatacaattttgtattacaaaaggatttggtaatagttttttttcggaattcgtaaaagtttccgatAACCATAAAATTCCTGATAAGGCTATTTATATTTTACGTTTTTATCGCAAACATTTGGTGGGTCTCACGCATGGCTTTTGATCTTGGCAAACTATACTAAACTTCAGTTTAAGTTCTTTTCTCAagcttaattaaattaaattgatttttatcacAGATGTCTGTGGTTGGGTTAAGCCCTTTAGGTCACATCATAAATCTAGTTATCTTTCTCTTCTCTTCTGCCTGATGGTTggtgtcttttttattttatttaaatatcgtaATTGCTTAAAAATAGTAAGATTTAGAATCTTATAAAGTAGCTGTAagcttatttaacaaaaaaaaagctgagccaagataataataaaaaaaagaatttactttaaattattaaaactatcataagatacaaaaattcaatgattattaaaaatgttcatattaaaaaatgagCATCAAGCAATTTTTTTATGCTTGTTGCgttcagattttgttttatactaCGAAGTAAAGTGTTCCAAAGCTTAACCGAATTAAGAGCTGAACGTAATTTGATTGTTaacaatagattttaatttattgtcaatatttataaataaataaattaaccgaatttacaaaaaattgacattccgatgttaaatatatatttttccaaGGGCATGTCTAGTAAGCGCGAAGCAAAAACAGATATCCTATCATGTCTAcgtaatccaaaaaaaaaaacataacgaaCGATTGAGTTGAAAGCTACATTAAGTTTTCGCCTGCTCGTGAAACTGGATAGGAATTACCAAGGATTTAGCGAAAAGCAAACGCGTTTTTAATGGTGATAAAGATTGTGAAACCCATAACGGACGAAGTACTCCATAGATCCTACCAACAAGATCATCCCAAGTCAAAAGACGATTAAAAGTCACACTATGATTCTTTGCTGTAACCACATATTCGATGGTAGCATTGCTCAGACCAATCggtggaaaataaaaaaggtcaagagattttttattaattacaaGACATTTGGATCTTTTTGGGTTCAACATAAGTCCGTTTGACAAAGACCAAATAGCCACTCTCTTGAGGTCTTCATTGACACAGAAAGCTCCTTGTTCTAAAAGGCCAAGTGGACAACTGAAGTAAAGCtgaacgtcatcagcatacaagtgAGAGCTGCAATTAACTAATGAAGATGGAAGGTCATTTACAGAAGCAGAAAACAAGAAAGTAtggaaccttgtggtacaccagtgtCACTGCTTGCTTTCTATCAATtagataagaaaaaattaatttggttgcactagatgaaaaatttaaattttgcatgAGCTTTCTACATAGATTGACAtgattaacaaaatcaaaagccTTCGAATAATCCAACAAAACTAGAAACGTAACATTGTCTTTATCTAATACTTTACTAATGTCATCATTAACGTTTAAAAGTGCTGTGTTTCTTTCGAAATTCAGATTGATAAGGCAagggtttctttttttatatttaatatttgaatgtATTCATAAATCATACATTTCGGTagacatttttcgattttttaagatattggtgaatttttcaaaaacgtacctgaaaaatataattaattgctCTCTAAATTAGTTTGCAATCAGAAgataaatatcttttaataatAACGATTTTTACTATGTAGTTTCTATCACCTTTTGCTTATATAGCCATGTCGTTTTGGCTGTCGTTTAGATAAAGAGGAAATTATAATAATGGTATTTATCATTTGTGCTCAAAGATACTTAGGTTAGGCTAGGTTAAGTTGAACTGGCTATGCGGAATTGAGTAAgatacacttaggccagttgTTGGCCtatattgtgataccacatgaatcttgaggcatTCTTTTAAAGTTCAATGAAACCAATTGATGTTCCTTACAAAATGTAAAAGACTAGATGTTAGTGTGTTTTGAGATCGTTCAGATCGTtatgtcgttttaaaaaaattgtctcctTAGTGAGCCCTACCGGTTggggtcaaaatactgtattccaaaattttgcatattaaatttcagtattttaaaatactgtaaataaggctgaaaaataaaaatagctttgataatgtaaaaaagttcagcttttttaaatacatggtTTTGAAACAGaatactcttttttttaaagaaaacatcatACAAATTTTGCAATATGTTATCTCTTAAACAATAACATATGTACCTATGATAATTCAAAAGTCTTTTAATTAatacaaaccaaaacaaaacaaatggttttttcttcttattttctctTTCTCATGTTCTTCTTCTTAATTGTTTGTTCTTCTCTCACATTTGTACGTAAATTGTTCCTATTAAAATCAACAATTGCACCAAATTAATTGATTTGTCAAAACTTCCAGTATTATAAGATccagtattttgacaatacagaatattaaccatacagtattatgGCCACACaatatcatacagaattttaaccATACCgtgttttaaaatacagcatttcgagCTGCTTTTTCAGCTAGAGCAGGTCAGGTACAGGTTagtttaggttaaagtggctgttaaTGATGGaatcctcctaagctcaatggaaccagtttgagtctgTGCTAATATTATATAGAtggtttagatcgttaaagaagaattcttctaggtaattcttgcgtttttgagctagcgcagggcatgtacagagacgtgaagaactgt
It encodes:
- the LOC129939432 gene encoding beta-1,3-galactosyltransferase 6; this encodes MRRMNNLITLFSAIFAFFFGSFLTTIITNIEKCPSKTTVSKLDQNHEIFLMVLILSAPNYIEKRQIIRDTWLKTGGPLVQPYYPEDFVYVPDYDADGFLEMESVAEQSNHIRNYVDWLDGVENAVASRRYIKVKHCFAIGTKNLSPVLLGELKKEQKEFNDMLFLPKLHDSYSNLTKKLILSLEHLTNHESFTYLLKVDDDSYVKMDYLLNELVSFDRKLIRKSSGYKANPIPELYWGFFNGRAAIKTRGQWKEEHYYICGKYAPYALGGGYVISRSIAEYIDANSQILNTYVSEDISMGTWLAPLRNVYRRHDIRFDTGYMPRKCRRQHLVLHKRTIQQMKDLYEGKLCTFEVPNEHSLKRPLEYYYDWKKPADSCCNNIAA